One window of Cucurbita pepo subsp. pepo cultivar mu-cu-16 chromosome LG19, ASM280686v2, whole genome shotgun sequence genomic DNA carries:
- the LOC111781326 gene encoding transcription factor bHLH121: MEQWKTGDFSQSIVTADLVPSSSLPPQPLSLPSSRHHNNQLPESRLRTDEEVKDPVAVRKIQKADREKLRRDRLNEHFLELGNTLDPDRPKNDKATILTDTIQMLKDLTAEVNRLKADYEALSEESRELTQEKNELREEKASLKSDIENLNAQYQQRLRVMFPWATMDPSVVMGPPYSYPVSVPVPPGPIPMHPSLQPFTFFGSQNPGAIPNPCSTFVPYTAAANHPVEQPSAQYASNSHISSKQDSRSKSSDHPKRSNVERCDESNDVATDLELKMPGSSTQQDASSASKKGKQSQRKEKSVTDCSSSSRFSSSQVLQDSSSNSVGDIPKQNN, encoded by the exons ATGGAGCAGTGGAAGACTGGAGATTTCTCTCAATCTATTGTTACAGCTGATTTAGTTCCTTCCTCGTCGCTTCCGCCTCAGCCTCTCTCTTTGCCGTCGAGTCGCCACCATAACAACCAACTTCCTGAATCCAG GTTAAGAACAGACGAGGAAGTAAAAGATCCTGTAGCAGTGAGAAAAATTCAGAAGGCAGATCGTGAAAAATTGAGGAGAGACAGGCTGAATGAACATTTTCTTGAGCTCGGAAACACGTTAG ATCCAGATAGGCCCAAAAATGACAAGGCTACCATCCTTACAGACACTATTCAAATGCTGAAGGATTTAACTGCCGAAGTCAATAGATTAAAAGCTGACTATGAAGCTCTTTCTGAAGAATCACGTGAG TTAACACAGGAAAAGAATGAGCTTAGAGAAGAGAAGGCTTCATTAAAATCAGATATCGAAAATCTAAATGCTCAGTATCAGCAAAGATTGAGGGTCATGTTTCCCTGGGCTACCATGGATCCTTCGGTGGTCATGGGGCCCCCATATTCATACCCAGTTTCTGTTCCCGTTCCCCCTGGACCAATTCCCATGCATCCGTCATTGCAGCCCTTCACCTTCTTTGGAAGTCAGAATCCCGGTGCTATTCCTAACCCCTGTTCTACATTTGTCCCGTATACTGCTGCTGCCAATCATCCGGTTGAACAGCCCTCTGCCCAATATGCTTCCAATTCACACATCTCTAGCAAACAAGATTCCAGAAGTAAATCATCAGATCATCCTAAGCGTAGCAATGTGGAAAGGTGCGACGAATCTAATGATGTAGCAACGGACCTTGAACTTAAGATGCCTGGATCTTCAACACAACAG GATGCATCCTCTGCAAGTAAGAAAGGTAAGCAGTCacagaggaaagaaaaaagtgtTACAGATTGTAGTTCTTCAAGTAGATTTTCTTCGTCCCAAGTTCTACAAGATAGCTCCTCTAATAGCGTTGGCGACATTCCGAAACAGAACAACTGA
- the LOC111780976 gene encoding DNA-(apurinic or apyrimidinic site) lyase 2, with protein sequence MKIVTYNVNGLRPRIAQYGSLLKLLDSFDADIICFQETKLRRQELRADLIIADGYESFVSCTRTSEKGRTGYSGVATFCRVKSAFSSNEVALPVRAEEGFTGLLESSHKGEGTMPAIAEGLEEFSKEELLKVDREGRCIVTDHGHFVLFNIYGPRAQSDDTERVLFKSNFYNILQKRWEHLLRQGKRIFVVGDLNIAPTSMDRCDAGPDFENNEFRRWLRSLLVGYGGHFTDIFRSKHPDRKDAYTCWPQSTGAEVFNYGTRIDHILCAGPCLHPDSNLPSHDIVNCHVLECDILSQYKRWKDGNSFRWKGEQTVKLEGSDHAPVYASLLEIPDTPQHSTPSLSARYNPKIHGLQQTLVSMLLKRQAAEGSATCKISNSFSRGNVVLGNCSQGLNGSFDNGDLSGLLPGESCSSTDIETEDSLLKTEESSGGGYSEEAPCNTLITHESLHTKTLPENETRKRVRRSSQMSLKSFFQKNSVISNVADSSNANSSTNKPDTSESNPIEIPRSDTHITDSGKYLEENPDQSHINASSVEREKSGVALLEWRRIQQVMQNSIPLCKRHKEPCVARVVKKQGPNNGRRFYVCARAEGPASNPEANCGYFKWAVSKSRHN encoded by the exons ATGAAGATAGTTACTTACAATGTCAATGGTCTTAGGCCACGCATCGCACAGTATGGTTCACTCCTTAAGTTGCTCGATTCCTTCGATGCcgatattatctgctttcaG GAAACGAAATTAAGGAGGCAGGAATTGCGAGCGGATTTAATCATTGCTGATGGTTATGAATCATTCGTTTCATGCACTCGTACCTCTGAGAAAGGTCGAACCGGCTACTCAG GGGTTGCTACGTTTTGCCGAGTTAAGTCAGCATTTTCAAGTAATGAAGTAGCCTTGCCAGTTCGGGCGGAGGAAGGCTTCACTGGACTTTTAGAAAGTTCGCACAAAGGAGAAGGTACAATGCCTGCAATTGCAGAAGGGCTTGAGGAATTTTCGAAAGAGGAGCTCCTCAAAGTTGACAGAGAGGGGCGTTGTATTGTCACAGATCATGGTCATTTTG TTCTCTTCAATATTTATGGACCTCGAGCTCAAAGTGATGATACAGAAAGGGTTCTATTTAAGTCAAACTTTTACAATATACTACAG AAAAGATGGGAGCATCTTCTGCGTCAAGGAAAAAGGATATTTGTTGTTGGTGATCTTAATATTGCACCCACGTCTATGGATCGTTGTGATGCAGGACCAGATTTTGAGAATAATGA GTTTCGGAGATGGCTGAGATCTTTACTGGTGGGATATGGTGGTCATTTCACTGACATTTTCAGATCGAAACATCCCGATCG AAAAGATGCATATACATGCTGGCCTCAAAGTACAGGTGCCGAAGTATTCAATTATGGGACAAGGATTGACCATATTTTGTGTGCTGGACCATGCTTACATCCGGACAGCAACTTGCCAAGCCATGATATTGTGAATTGCCATGTTCTGGAATGTGACATACTGTCACAGTATAAACGCTGGAAAGATGGAAATTCATTTAG GTGGAAAGGAGAGCAGACCGTTAAACTAGAAGGTTCTGATCATGCACCCGTTTATGCAAGTCTACTGGAAATCCCTGATACCCCTCAACATAGTACTCCATCTTTATCTGCAAGATACAATCCCAAGATTCACGGGCTTCAGCAAACGCTTG TATCTATGCTACTGAAAAGACAAGCTGCTGAAGGTTCAGCAACATGCAAgatatcaaattcattttcacGTGGGAACGTCGTCTTAGGGAATTGTTCCCAGGGGCTCAATGGATCATTTGATAATGGTGATTTATCAGGCCTTCTTCCTGGTGAATCATGTTCCTCGACAGACATAGAAACTGAAGATTCTCTATTAAAAACAGAAGAGAGTTCTGGTGGAGGCTATTCTGAGGAAGCTCCATGTAACACCTTAATTACGCACGAGTCTCTACATACAAAAACATTACCTGAGAATGAAACTAGGAAAAGAGTAAGAAGGAGTTCCCAGATGTCATTAAAGTCGTTCTTCCAGAAGAACTCGGTTATTAGCAACGTTGCTGACAGCTCTAATGCTAATTCTTCAACTAACAAACCAGATACCTCCGAATCTAATCCTATTGAAATTCCTAGATCAGATACTCATATTACCGATTCAGGGAAATATTTAGAAGAAAACCCGGATCAGTCTCATATCAATGCATCTtctgtagagagagagaagagtgGCGTTGCCTTATTGGAGTGGCGGAGGATACAGCAGGTTATGCAGAATAGCATACCTCTTTGCAAGCGCCATAAGGAACCTTGTGTTGCTCGAGTAGTTAAGAAACAAGGTCCTAATAATGGCCGAAGATTTTATGTTTGTGCCCGTGCTGAG GGTCCCGCATCGAATCCTGAAGCAAATTGTGGTTACTTTAAATGGGCGGTTTCCAAATCTCGGCATAACTGA
- the LOC111781175 gene encoding chaperone protein dnaJ 11, chloroplastic has translation MISASSPLTLPPLPARFSPREFTHVRFRPPQAFSATATASSTAYATRENTTASPYLNLQRMPSYTSLYDVLGLPTGASFQEIKSAYRRLARVSHPDVAAVDRKDSSANDFMKIHAAYSTLSDPEKRADYDRKLLRRCRPVASVRMASGFTGYTRRSWETDQCW, from the coding sequence atgatatctGCCTCTTCTCCTCTTACTCTGCCGCCTCTTCCGGCCAGATTCTCTCCCCGGGAATTCACACATGTCAGATTCCGGCCGCCGCAAGCCTTCTCCGCCACCGCTACCGCCTCCTCTACCGCCTACGCTACCAGAGAAAACACCACCGCCTCACCCTATCTCAACCTTCAACGAATGCCCTCCTACACTTCGCTTTACGACGTCCTCGGACTCCCTACCGGAGCTTCTTTTCAGGAAATCAAATCGGCATATCGACGCCTTGCCAGAGTTTCCCATCCGGATGTGGCGGCCGTCGACCGGAAAGACTCCTCTGCCAATGATTTCATGAAGATTCACGCCGCTTATTCCACTCTGTCCGATCCTGAAAAACGCGCCGATTACGATCGCAAACTTCTCCGCCGGTGCCGGCCTGTAGCTTCGGTGCGGATGGCTTCTGGATTTACTGGCTACACTCGCCGGAGTTGGGAGACTGATCAGTGCTGGTAA
- the LOC111781974 gene encoding uncharacterized protein LOC111781974 translates to MAEIKLILARPIQLADQVTKAADEATNFKQECADLKAKTEKLATLLRQAARASSDLYERPATRIINETAQALDKALALVLKCSGNGLMKRVFTIIPAAAFRKSCSQLDNSIGDVSWLLRVSASAEDRGDEYLGLPPIAANEPILGLIWEQIAILSTGSPEDRSDAAASLVSLAKDSERYGKRIIEEGGVGALLKLLKDGRVEGQENAANAIGLLGRDPENVEAMIQAGVCQVFAKILKEGPMKVQAVVAWALSELVSSYPKCQDLFEQHYIIRSLVSHLAFETVQEHSKYNITANKSISIHAVVMASNPKTNNNVHKAVEDDDRQLHSKILHPMGNRTPNQMHAVVTNSMNMLSGGSAAATTAAPQGSHGEGHSLSSNGKHILHHSPYLHHAHSGPSTKGRELEDPATKTKMKAMAARAIWQLAKGNLTICRSITESRALLCFAVLLEKGEKNVQQNSAMALMEITAMAEHDPDLRRSAFKPTSPACRAVVEQLLKIIEREDENLLIPCIKSIGHLARTFRATEKRMISPLVQLLDERETEVLKEACIALTKFACTENFLHINHCEEIIAAGGAKHLVQLVYFGEQSVQTAAVTLLCYIALHLPDREELARAEALPVIEWASKQSHLTQDESLERLLHEAGSKLELFQSRGPRGYH, encoded by the coding sequence ATGGCGGAGATCAAGCTGATCTTGGCTCGGCCGATTCAATTGGCCGACCAAGTTACCAAAGCGGCGGATGAGGCTACCAACTTCAAGCAGGAGTGTGCTGATCTTAAGGCCAAGACGGAGAAGCTTGCTACGCTTCTCCGTCAGGCGGCTCGAGCGAGTTCCGATCTCTATGAGCGACCGGCTACTCGGATCATTAACGAGACTGCACAAGCCCTAGATAAAGCTCTGGCACTGGTGCTTAAATGTAGCGGGAATGGTCTTATGAAGCGAGTTTTCACAATCATTCCTGCCGCTGCCTTTCGTAAATCTTGCTCACAGCTTGATAATTCCATTGGTGATGTCTCGTGGTTGCTTCGAGTTTCCGCCTCTGCTGAGGATCGTGGCGATGAGTATTTAGGTCTTCCCCCTATCGCTGCTAACGAACCGATTTTAGGTCTCATATGGGAACAGATTGCTATTCTTTCTACTGGCTCGCCGGAAGATCGATCCGACGCGGCGGCGTCGCTGGTTTCTTTGGCGAAAGATAGCGAGAGATATGGGAAACGGATAATTGAAGAGGGCGGCGTTGGGGCGCTGCTGAAATTGCTGAAAGATGGTAGGGTTGAAGGTCAAGAAAACGCTGCAAATGCAATTGGGCTTTTAGGTCGTGACCCTGAGAATGTTGAGGCCATGATTCAGGCTGGTGTCTGTCAGGTGTTTGCGAAAATTCTCAAAGAAGGTCCGATGAAAGTTCAGGCTGTGGTTGCTTGGGCTTTATCGGAACTCGTTTCGAGTTACCCAAAGTGCCAAGATCTTTTCGAACAGCACTACATAATCCGCTCCCTTGTTAGCCATCTTGCGTTTGAAACTGTTCAAGAACATAGCAAGTACAATATCACTGCCAATAAATCCATCTCGATTCATGCTGTGGTAATGGCGAGCAACCCCAAAACGAATAATAATGTGCATAAAGCTGTGGAAGATGATGATCGGCAGCTCCATAGCAAGATTCTACATCCGATGGGTAATCGAACCCCAAATCAGATGCACGCGGTGGTTACCAACTCTATGAACATGCTCTCTGGTGGGTCGGCGGCGGCTACAACTGCTGCTCCACAGGGCAGCCATGGCGAAGGCCACAGCCTTAGCAGCAATGGGAAGCATATTCTTCACCATTCCCCTTACCTTCATCATGCTCATTCCGGTCCCAGCACGAAGGGGAGGGAACTCGAGGACCCGGCCACAAAAACCAAGATGAAAGCTATGGCAGCTAGAGCCATTTGGCAGCTTGCTAAAGGGAACTTGACAATCTGCCGTAGCATTACAGAATCAAGGGCTCTGTTGTGTTTTGCCGTTCTTCTTGAGAAAGGGGAAAAGAATGTGCAGCAGAACTCTGCAATGGCATTGATGGAGATCACAGCCATGGCAGAGCACGATCCTGATTTGAGAAGATCAGCTTTCAAGCCGACTTCCCCTGCTTGCAGAGCTGTTGTGGAACAGTTGCTGAAGATCATTGAAAGAGAAGATGAAAATCTCCTCATTCCTTGTATCAAATCCATTGGACACTTGGCAAGAACGTTTCGAGCGACCGAGAAGCGAATGATCAGCCCATTGGTGCAGCTTCTCGATGAGAGAGAGACCGAGGTCTTGAAGGAGGCCTGCATTGCTCTCACCAAATTTGCCTGCACTGAAAACTTCCTCCACATTAACCACTGCGAGGAAATCATAGCTGCAGGAGGAGCAAAACACTTAGTCCAGCTAGTGTACTTTGGGGAGCAAAGTGTTCAAACTGCAGCTGTAACTCTATTGTGCTACATTGCCCTGCATTTGCCTGATAGAGAGGAGCTTGCACGGGCCGAGGCGCTTCCTGTGATCGAATGGGCGTCAAAACAATCACATTTGACGCAAGACGAATCACTCGAAAGACTCTTACACGAGGCCGGAAGTAAGCTAGAGCTGTTTCAATCCAGAGGTCCAAGAGGGTATCATTGA
- the LOC111781693 gene encoding thaumatin-like protein 1 → MASFSIKLLFFSFPFFFLFLSLTHSATITLQNNCTHTIWPGILSGAGTAPLSTTGFPLLPGTTSLLSLPTAWSGRIWARTFCSTDSSGHFSCATADCGSGLVECNGACATPPATLAEFTLNGGGGFDFYDVSLVDGYNIAMQIVAEGGKSGNCTATGCIADLNGDCPEELQVVMGGGEDGRNRSVACKSACVAFGKAEYCCSGAFANPNTCKPSNYSKFFKNNCPLAYSYAFDDGTSTFTCMSANYVVTFCPSPLASFKASSKPQPQAADVSGSRRRAAPPCLAILTAVWVAVWRLRHRNNL, encoded by the exons ATGGCTTCCTTTTCCATTAaacttctcttcttttcattccctttcttcttcctcttcctttccCTCACTCACTCTGCAACCATCACTCTCCAAAACAACTGCACTCACACAATCTGGCCCGGCATTTTATCCGGCGCCGGAACCGCCCCTCTCTCCACCACCGGTTTCCCCCTCCTCCCCGGCACTacttctctcctctctctccccaCCGCCTGGTCCGGCCGCATTTGGGCCCGCACTTTCTGCTCCACCGATTCCTCCGGCCACTTCTCCTGCGCCACTGCCGACTGCGGCTCTGGCCTTGTCGAATGCAACGGCGCCTGCGCCACCCCACCCGCCACTCTCGCTGAGTTCACCCTCAACGGCGGTGGTGGCTTCGATTTCTACGACGTCAGCCTCGTCGACGGCTACAACATTGCGATGCAAATCGTGGCGGAAGGTGGAAAGTCAGGAAACTGTACGGCCACTGGTTGTATTGCGGATTTAAACGGGGATTGCCCAGAGGAGCTGCAGGTGGTGATGGGCGGCGGAGAGGATGGTCGGAACCGGAGCGTGGCGTGCAAAAGCGCGTGTGTAGCGTTCGGGAAAGCGGAATATTGCTGCAGTGGGGCGTTTGCAAATCCTAACACGTGTAAACCGAGTAATTACTCGAAATTCTTTAAGAACAATTGCCCGTTGGCTTACAGTTACGCCTTCGACGACGGAACCAGCACCTTCACCTGTATGTCGGCCAATTATGTCGTCACTTTTTGCCCCTCGCCGTTGGCCAG TTTCAAGGCTTCTAGCAAACCACAACCGCAAGCGGCGGACGTTTCAGGCAGCCGACGTCGAGCTGCACCGCCGTGTTTAGCTATTCTCACCGCCGTTTGGGTGGCCGTTTGGCGGCTGCGGCATCGGAATAATCTCTAA
- the LOC111781051 gene encoding thaumatin-like protein 1, producing the protein MELVCHFRHSCLFLSSLVLLLLFKEVSCATFMFVNKCDFTVWPGILASAGSPKLETTGFELKEGNSRSLEAPTGWSGRFWGRTGCDFDGSGRGSCNTGDCGSGEMECNGAGATPPATLAEFTLGSGSQDFYDVSLVDGYNLPMIVEGTGGSGTCATTGCITNVNQLCPVELKAEGGGACKSACEAFATPEYCCSGAYNSPATCRPSIYSLMFKSACPRSYSYAYDDATSTFTCRGADYTITFCPSTPSRKSSRDSPPMVPESTTEQSGSEPITGSGLESGSDPIQGAALSNSWLADMAIGNSSMATKSSLTFQYLTILISILLLILSE; encoded by the exons ATGGAGCTGGTCTGCCATTTCCGACATTCTTGTCTCTTCTTGTCGAGCCTGgttttgcttcttcttttcaaag AGGTTTCTTGTGCTACATTTATGTTCGTTAACAAGTGCGATTTCACCGTCTGGCCGGGAATTCTCGCCAGCGCCGGTAGCCCCAAACTGGAAACCACGGGTTTCGAGCTGAAAGAAGGAAATTCTCGCTCTTTAGAAGCTCCGACAGGATGGTCCGGTCGGTTTTGGGGCCGTACCGGCTGCGATTTTGACGGCTCCGGTCGTGGAAGCTGCAATACCGGCGACTGCGGCTCTGGTGAGATGGAGTGCAACGGCGCAGGTGCCACGCCGCCGGCCACCTTAGCTGAATTCACTCTCGGCTCCGGTTCTCAGGATTTTTACGACGTCAGCCTGGTTGATGGCTATAATTTGCCGATGATCGTCGAGGGAACTGGCGGGTCAGGCACGTGTGCGACGACCGGCTGCATTACAAACGTGAACCAGCTGTGCCCAGTGGAATTGAAGGCTGAAGGCGGCGGCGCGTGCAAAAGCGCTTGTGAGGCATTTGCCACGCCGGAATACTGTTGCAGCGGCGCGTACAACTCCCCAGCGACTTGCCGACCGTCAATATACTCACTAATGTTCAAATCGGCGTGCCCCAGATCATACAGTTACGCCTATGACGATGCCACGAGCACATTCACTTGTAGAGGAGCTGATTACACCATCACATTTTGCCCTTCTACTCCGag TCGAAAATCTTCGAGAGATTCGCCACCGATGGTACCAGAATCGACAACAGAGCAGTCGGGGTCAGAACCAATAACTGGGTCGGGATTGGAATCGGGATCGGACCCAATACAAGGAGCAGCTTTGAGTAATTCTTGGCTTGCAGATATGGCTATAGGAAATTCTTCCATGGCTACGAAATCAAGCTTGACATTTCAATATTTGACAATTTTGATATCGATTCTATTGCTTATTCTCTCGGAATGA
- the LOC111781369 gene encoding calmodulin-lysine N-methyltransferase, with the protein MRRMDCNKPITKASSLRWKILRQALIPRSSSCNDDQSEMDAKRISRRTTNGFNLIPSLITDDIGDEGTDGFSVSRSSDHRRDRRVCYTLPIDGAPKLFLKQRMDDVADLDDFKICNKYDIDNTGLVCHWPSEDVLAYFCLLHSDLFRCKRVIELGSGYGLAGLVVAASTEASEVVITDGNPQVVEYIQHNIAINSKAFGGTRVDSLTLHWNQEEVSNISGSFDLIIASDCTFFKDYHRGLARMVMSLLKKVESSEAIFISPRRGDSLVKFLEEIKANGLHFSVIEEYDAEVWKRHEKFSNGDDSWPGYEKDHCYPLLVRITL; encoded by the exons ATGCGAAGGATGGATTGCAACAAGCCAATCACCAAGGCTTCATCTCTGAGATGGAAAATTCTCCGTCAAGCGCTTATTCCTCGATCTTCCTCCTGCAATG ATGATCAGTCTGAAATGGATGCGAAGCGTATTTCTAGGAGGACTACGAATGGCTTCAATTTGATTCCCTCGTTAATCACGGATGATATTGGAGACGAAGGCACGGACGGTTTTTCTGTCTCGCGAAGCTCCGATCACCGTCGCGATCGTCGCGTGTGCTACACATTGCCTATCGATGGAGCTCCCAAACTTTTCCTCAA GCAAAGAATGGACGACGTTGCTGACCTTGATGACTTCAAGATCTGTAATAAATATGACATTGACAACACCGGGCTTGTTT GTCATTGGCCATCAGAAGATGTTCTTGCTTACTTCTGTTTGTTGCATTCGGACCTATTTAG ATGTAAGAGAGTTATTGAGCTTGGATCTGGCTATGGCTTGGCTGGATTAGTTGTTGCTGCAAGTACAGAAGCATCAGAAGTTGTTATCACAGATGGAAATCCTCAAGTAGTTGAAT ATATTCAGCACAATATAGCAATTAACTCTAAAGCATTTGGTGGCACCAGAGTAGATTCTTTGACATTGCATTGGAATCAGGAAGAGGTTTCAAATATTTCCGGCAGTTTTGATCTCATTATTGCCAGTGACTG cactttttttaaagattaccATAGAGGACTTGCTAGAATGGTCATGTCCTTGTTGAAAAAAGTAGAGTCATCAGAAGCTATATTTATTAGCCCCCGAAGAGGTGACTCACTCGTGAAGTTTCTAGAGGAAATCAAAGCCAATGGTTTGCATTTCAGTGTGATAGAGGAGTATGATGCTGAAGTTTGGAAACGACACGAGAAATTCTCTAATGGTGATGACTCCTGGCCTGGATATGAAAAGGATCATTGCTATCCATTATTGGTCAGAATTACTCTCTGA
- the LOC111781368 gene encoding 26S proteasome non-ATPase regulatory subunit 4 homolog: MVLEATMICIDNSEWMRNGDYAPSRFQAQADAINLICGAKTQSNPENTVGVLTMAGKGVRVLVTPTTDLGKILACMHGLEIGGEINLAASIQVAQLALKHRQNKKQQQRIIVFVGSPVKHEKKLLEMIGRKLKKNNVALDIVDFGEEDDGKPEKLESLLAAVNSNDTSHIVHAPAGPNVLSDVLISTPIFTGDGEGGSGFAAAAAAAAAGGVSGFDFGVDPNLDPELALALRVSMEEERARQEAAAKKSAEENAKQEKGAEQPSGSQDATMTERPGLATSDAENKTADLMDDENALLEQALAMSMDTPSATSDTRDIDMSEAAADDPDLALALQLSVQEASSDSTSETDMSKLLADQSFVSSILASLPGVDPNDPSVKDLLASMQSQSEDKKNDDKASKEDEK, from the exons ATGGTGCTCGAG GCGACGATGATATGTATTGACAACTCCGAATGGATGCGGAATGGCGATTACGCTCCTTCGAGATTTCAAGCTCAAGCAGATGCCATCAATCTTATTTGTGGAGCCAAAACGCAG TCTAATCCAGAGAATACTGTTGGGGTTCTGACAATGGCGGGAAAAGGTGTTCGTGTACTGGTCACTCCCACCACTGACCTTGGCAAGATACTGGCATGCATGCATG GTTTGGAGATTGGCGGTGAGATTAACTTGGCAGCTAGCATCCAGGTGGCTCAGTTGGCTCTTAAGCATCGTCAGAACAAAAAGCAGCAACAAAGGATTATAGTGTTTGTTGGAAG TCCTgtcaaacatgaaaaaaagTTACTGGAGATGATAGGAaggaagttgaagaagaacaatgtGGCCCTTGATATTGTTGATTTtggggaagaagatgatgggAAACCTGAGAAACTGGAAAGTCTTCTGGCAGCTGTGAACAGTAATGACACCAGTCACATTGTTCATGCTCCTGCTGGTCCAAATGTGCTCTCTGACGTACTCATCAG TACACCTATCTTCACTGGAGACGGGGAGGGTGGAAGTGGTTTTGCTGCAGCAGCTGCTGCGGCTGCTGCTGGTGGCGTATctggttttgattttggagTTGATCCCAACTTAGATCCTGAACTTGCCCTTGCTCTTAGAGTTTCAATGGAAGAGGAGAGGGCCAGACAAGAGGCAGCTGCTAAGAAATCTGCAGAGGAGAATGCAAAGCAAGAGAAAGGAGCTGAGCAGCCATCCGGCTCACAGGATGCAACTATGACTGAGCGTCCTGGACTTGCGACATCTGATGCTGAAAACAAGACTGCTGATTTAATG GATGATGAGAATGCCCTGCTAGAACAAGCCCTTGCTATGTCAATGGATACTCCTTCTGCAACCAGTGACACACGAGACATCGACATGTCAGAAGCAGCAGCAGACGATCCTGATTTGGCACTTG CTCTTCAGTTGTCTGTGCAGGAAGCTTCCAGTGATTCGACAAGCGAGACAGATATGAGCAAACTATTGGCCGATCAGTCTTTTGTGTCTTCTATTTTAGCTTCG CTTCCAGGCGTAGATCCAAATGATCCTTCTGTAAAAGATTTGCTTGCTTCCATGCAAAGCCAATCAGAG GATAAGAAAAATGACGACAAAGCATCGAAAGAAGATGAGAAGTGA
- the LOC111782308 gene encoding proteasome subunit alpha type-7 — protein MARYDRAITVFSPDGHLFQVEYALEAVRKGNAAVGVRGTDTVVLGVEKKAAPKLQDSRSVRKIVNLDNHIALACAGLKADARVLINRARIECQSHRLTVEDPVTVEYITRYIAGLQQKYTQSGGVRPFGLSTLIIGFDPYTGAPSLYQTDPSGTFSAWKANATGRNSNSIREFLEKNYKETSGQETVKLAIRALLEVVESGGKNIEVAVMTKEQGLRQLEEAEIDALVAEIEAEKAAAEAAKKAPPKET, from the exons ATGGCGCGATACGATAGGGCTATCACTGTCTTCTCCCCCGATGGTCATTTGTTTCAAGTGGAATACGCTCTCGAAGCCGTGCGGAAGGGCAACGCCGCTGTCGGTGTTCGTGGCACTGATACTGTCGTCCTCGGTGTTGAGAAGAAGGCTGCGCCTAAGCTCCAGGACTCAAG ATCTGTGAGGAAGATTGTGAATCTTGATAATCATATTGCACTTGCTTGTGCTGGGCTCAAGGCAGATGCACGTGTCTTGATAAATAGAGCTCGCATTGAGTGTCAAAGCCATCGGCTTACAGTTGAGGATCCAGTAACTGTGGAATATATTACTCGTTACATTGCAGGTCTTCAGCAGAAGTATACTCAAAGTGGTGGAGTACGACCATTTGGCCTCTCAACCTTGATTATAGGTTTTGATCCATATACTGGCGCACCCTCACTGTACCAGACAGATCCTTCTGGGACATTTTCAGCTTGGAAAGCAAACGCAACTGGTAGAAACTCCAATTCAATAAGAGAATTCttagagaaaaattataaggagACTTCTGGTCAGGAAACTGTGAAGCTTGCTATCCGTGCATTACTTGAG GTTGTTGAGAGTGGGGGAAAGAACATAGAGGTTGCTGTGATGACAAAAGAGCAAGGACTGCGACAACTGGAAGAAGCTGAAATTGATGCTCTCGTTGCAGAGATTGAAGCAGAAAAAGCAGCTGCCGAGGCTGCAAAGAAAGCTCCTCCCAAGGAAACATGA